The genomic window ACTTTACATTTGCATCATAAGGCTAAAACCATTTTTTACCATAAATCTACAATATTTTTTTTATCAATCCCTATTCTTCTCAGCAAATACGTTTTTCTCTCAACGTCATCAAAAGAGGCAATTATAATTTTATCAAAATTATTTGTCATTTTCTCATCAGCTAACCCACTCTTAAATACGAACTTAATTTGATGTTTTTTGGAAAAAAAAGCCAAAATATCTGCAACACACCGATCTCCCCAAAGAACAATTCTCTTAACTCCCATGGAGTTTAAATCATCGATACATTGAACACATCTTCCAACAAAGTAATAAGTATCTTTTTTGAATCGATCAAAATAATCGTTTGCCTTCTTTTTTAATTGTATTTCTCCGGTTTTGCTCACGGAAGACTTACTTATAAAGGGAGATGCACTTGAAGCGCTGATTTTTTTTCTCAAACGTCGAATCATTGCCAATATAAAGATTTTATAAGCACAATAAAGCATAAAGGGTTTGCCGGAATAATGGCTGATCCTTTTTTGCGTTAGGGTTTCAAGTTCCAACATATTAAGCTTATAGTCACCAATTTGATAGTCTGCTGCTTGATAATCAGGAACAAAAATAGTCCATTTTTTTGTGTCAATATTTGATAAAATTCCTTCCAGAAAAGTCGAGTTTATCGACTGTTTATTTTCGGATTTTCGCAACTGTTTTATTGCTTGATTTTCAACCAGTGGAAGAACGCGGCCTGTAGTTCTTGCCGTTAGCGCTGTTTGAGACATATGTCGTCCATCATGTGGCCCAGCAAAATTATTATCTCCACTCTGCCCCGGGTGCCATAGATGATAAAGCCATTCACTATCATGCCACACTTCTTTTTTCCCTAAATTAACCAGGCGAAATGTCATATCATAGGGGCCGCAGATATGCCCCAAATAATCTATATGCTCGTCTGCCCCGCCAATGGCAATAATATCTTCACGCAAAGCGGAAAAACATGCACCAAAGTTTGGATTATGATATGGTTTTGAACGGTCCACAATTCCTCTGGGTTTTCCGTCTATTATGTTTATACATTCAGATGATTTGATTTGTTCAATTGAAGGATAATTGAAAGGATAAAAACTTCTATCATTACTCCGCACCTGATCCAGGTGCAGAACAACATCATTTTCATTATCAAAAAATGTTATTATACTTTCAATAAAAGTTGGTTGAACAACGGCATCAGAATCGCAGATTGTTATAATATCTCCTCTGCTGACAGCAATTCCCAAATTATACATGACATGTTTGTGGTAGTAAACCTCGTCCGCCATTCCGATTATGACCCATTTATCCAAAATAGGCTGGCCAGATTTAATACTCTTTTCAAGCCAATCCGAAATTACGGCAGGTTTTCTTTTATAATATTCTATCCAGATTATTTCATATAAGTCTCGTGATACAGTTTGTGTGTTTAAATACTTTAGGATGTGGAAACTCTCCCGGCAAGCCCAATCCAAAAGAATTATACTTATTTTTGGTGATATAGACCGATTTGAATTAAAAACGATTTCCATGCGAATATCTCTTTTTATGAAACTTTAGTGAGGCCAACTATGTGCTTCTTAAAAAATTTTCCAATAAGTAGCAATATAGAAGGTCTCGGTTTTCTTGCTATTTGTTGTTTTACCGCAATCAAGTTTTCGGAGGAATGCAAGAAATGCAACAACCAATTTTTATCCTCAAAATCAATGTACCCTATTTTATATGGGACTCCGTAATACTTATTTTGATATTTAACAATAAAATGATCTAAATAATTATGCTCAATATCAATGGGGGTGTCATCATAATTTACAGCGCTGTATTCGACAGGTCTTTTTAAAAAATTTTCTGAATGAGCAGGTATTGCAGTTTGGCCATTATAACCATATTCATCCATAAAATCCTGTGGCAGTTTATAAAATGCATCCAAACTGTTTTTATTTAATTTCTTTTTATGCGAACCGATTAATCCTTTTCGAAAAGTTGGGCTATCTGACT from Desulfotignum phosphitoxidans DSM 13687 includes these protein-coding regions:
- a CDS encoding glycosyltransferase, producing MEIVFNSNRSISPKISIILLDWACRESFHILKYLNTQTVSRDLYEIIWIEYYKRKPAVISDWLEKSIKSGQPILDKWVIIGMADEVYYHKHVMYNLGIAVSRGDIITICDSDAVVQPTFIESIITFFDNENDVVLHLDQVRSNDRSFYPFNYPSIEQIKSSECINIIDGKPRGIVDRSKPYHNPNFGACFSALREDIIAIGGADEHIDYLGHICGPYDMTFRLVNLGKKEVWHDSEWLYHLWHPGQSGDNNFAGPHDGRHMSQTALTARTTGRVLPLVENQAIKQLRKSENKQSINSTFLEGILSNIDTKKWTIFVPDYQAADYQIGDYKLNMLELETLTQKRISHYSGKPFMLYCAYKIFILAMIRRLRKKISASSASPFISKSSVSKTGEIQLKKKANDYFDRFKKDTYYFVGRCVQCIDDLNSMGVKRIVLWGDRCVADILAFFSKKHQIKFVFKSGLADEKMTNNFDKIIIASFDDVERKTYLLRRIGIDKKNIVDLW